The following coding sequences are from one Thermostaphylospora chromogena window:
- the purM gene encoding phosphoribosylformylglycinamidine cyclo-ligase produces MTSYASAGVDIEAGERAVELMKSRVARARRPEVVDDASGFAGLFDASALLRYRRPLLATSTDGVGTKVMIAQALDKHDTIGIDLVAMVVDDLVVCGAEPLFMTDYIACGKVVPERIATIVGGVAEGCRLAGCALLGGETAEHPGAMGADEYDIAGAGTGVVEADAVLGPQRVREGDVVLALASSGLHSNGYSLVRHIVKAAGLALDRELPELGRTLGEELLEPTRVYALDCLALAEAVEVHAFAHITGGGLAANLARSLPGHLDAVLDRGSWTPPPIFEVLAGHGRVAQEEMDRTFNLGVGMCAVVAPDSADAALRLLGERGVPTWTLGEVVPGSGRAYYR; encoded by the coding sequence ATGACCAGCTACGCTTCCGCCGGCGTAGACATCGAGGCGGGTGAGCGCGCGGTCGAACTGATGAAGTCCCGCGTGGCCCGCGCCCGGCGGCCCGAGGTGGTCGACGACGCCAGCGGCTTCGCCGGGCTGTTCGACGCCTCCGCGCTGCTGCGCTACCGGCGTCCCCTGCTGGCCACCTCCACCGACGGCGTGGGCACCAAGGTCATGATCGCCCAGGCGCTCGACAAGCACGACACGATCGGCATCGACCTGGTCGCCATGGTCGTGGACGATCTGGTGGTGTGCGGGGCCGAGCCGCTGTTCATGACCGACTACATCGCCTGCGGCAAGGTGGTGCCCGAGCGGATCGCGACCATCGTCGGCGGCGTGGCGGAGGGCTGCCGGCTGGCGGGGTGCGCCCTGCTGGGCGGCGAGACCGCCGAGCACCCCGGTGCGATGGGCGCCGACGAGTACGACATCGCCGGTGCGGGCACGGGCGTGGTCGAGGCCGACGCCGTGCTCGGGCCGCAGCGGGTACGCGAAGGCGACGTGGTGCTCGCCCTGGCCTCCTCCGGCCTGCACTCCAACGGGTACTCGCTGGTCAGGCACATCGTGAAGGCCGCGGGGCTGGCGCTGGACCGGGAACTGCCCGAGCTGGGCCGCACGCTCGGCGAGGAGCTGCTGGAGCCGACGCGCGTCTACGCGCTCGACTGCCTGGCGCTGGCCGAGGCGGTGGAGGTCCACGCGTTCGCGCACATCACCGGCGGCGGGCTGGCCGCCAACCTCGCCCGCTCGCTTCCCGGCCATCTCGACGCCGTTCTCGACCGCGGCTCCTGGACCCCGCCACCGATCTTCGAGGTGCTCGCCGGTCACGGTCGCGTCGCCCAGGAGGAGATGGACCGCACCTTCAACCTCGGCGTCGGCATGTGCGCCGTGGTCGCCCCCGACTCCGCCGACGCCGCCCTCCGCCTGCTCGGCGAGCGCGGCGTGCCGACGTGGACGCTGGGCGAGGTCGTTCCCGGCTCCGGCCGGGCCTACTACCGCTGA
- a CDS encoding DUF3073 domain-containing protein yields MGRGRAKAKQVKVARQLKYNSGGTDLERLREELGVGRSKHDDAYEADYEADDDLIARYADYADKYGEDDDRDDDRDGGKRRRS; encoded by the coding sequence ATGGGGCGCGGCCGAGCCAAGGCCAAGCAGGTGAAGGTTGCCCGCCAGCTCAAGTACAACAGCGGCGGAACCGATCTTGAGCGTCTTCGCGAGGAGCTCGGAGTCGGTCGCTCCAAGCACGACGACGCTTACGAGGCCGACTACGAGGCCGACGACGATCTGATCGCGCGGTACGCCGACTACGCCGACAAGTACGGCGAAGACGACGACCGCGACGATGATCGCGACGGTGGGAAGCGCCGCAGGAGCTGA
- a CDS encoding Leu/Phe/Val dehydrogenase: protein MTDVFGLSHKGTSPSSEQGTHEQVVFCADERSGLRAIIAIYSTALGPSLGGTRFYPYDSEQEALADVLKLSRAMAYKNALAGLDLGGGKAVIIGDPERDKTEPLLRAYGRFVASLGGRYITACDVGTYSEDMDVIARECPHVVGRTRAYGGAGDSSVLTAFGVFQGMRAAAQHVYGSPTLRGRRVGVEGVGKVGHRLVDHLIEDGAEVVICDVSERAVERVRERHPQVEVVADRDALVAADIDVLAPCALGGTLNDDTVALLRAKIVCGAANNQLAHAGVEKQLAERGILYAPDYVVNSGGVIQVADEIGGFDMERARAKAAQIFNTTAKIFEMAEEEGVPPAVAADRLAERRMSEVGRISTIWLGR from the coding sequence GTGACCGACGTCTTCGGGTTGTCTCACAAAGGCACCAGCCCATCCAGTGAACAGGGTACGCATGAGCAGGTGGTGTTCTGCGCCGACGAGCGCAGCGGCCTGCGCGCCATCATCGCGATCTACAGCACGGCCCTCGGGCCCAGCCTCGGCGGCACCAGGTTCTACCCCTACGACAGCGAGCAGGAGGCACTGGCCGACGTGCTCAAGCTGTCCCGGGCGATGGCCTATAAGAACGCGCTGGCCGGGCTCGATCTCGGCGGAGGCAAGGCCGTCATCATCGGCGACCCCGAGCGTGACAAGACCGAGCCCCTGCTGCGCGCTTACGGCCGCTTCGTCGCCTCCCTCGGCGGGCGCTACATCACCGCCTGCGACGTCGGCACCTACAGCGAGGACATGGACGTCATCGCCAGGGAGTGCCCCCACGTCGTGGGCCGTACCCGGGCGTACGGCGGCGCCGGGGACTCCTCGGTCCTGACCGCCTTCGGCGTCTTCCAGGGCATGCGCGCCGCGGCCCAGCACGTGTACGGCTCGCCCACGCTGCGCGGGCGCAGGGTCGGCGTCGAGGGTGTGGGCAAGGTCGGCCACCGGCTGGTGGATCACCTGATCGAGGACGGCGCCGAGGTCGTGATCTGCGACGTGAGCGAACGCGCCGTGGAGCGCGTGCGGGAGCGCCACCCCCAGGTCGAGGTGGTCGCCGACAGGGACGCGCTGGTGGCGGCGGACATCGACGTGCTGGCCCCCTGCGCGCTCGGCGGCACGCTGAACGACGACACCGTCGCCCTGCTGCGCGCCAAGATCGTGTGCGGTGCCGCGAACAACCAGCTCGCCCACGCCGGTGTGGAGAAGCAGCTCGCGGAGCGCGGCATCCTCTACGCTCCCGACTACGTGGTCAACTCCGGCGGCGTGATCCAGGTGGCCGACGAGATCGGCGGCTTCGACATGGAACGCGCCCGGGCAAAGGCCGCGCAGATCTTCAACACGACAGCGAAGATTTTCGAGATGGCGGAGGAGGAGGGTGTACCGCCCGCCGTCGCCGCCGATAGGCTCGCTGAGCGAAGAATGTCGGAAGTCGGGCGGATATCGACCATATGGTTGGGCCGTTGA
- the bldC gene encoding developmental transcriptional regulator BldC, translating to MSARTPEAEPLLTPAEVATMFRVDPKTVTRWAKAGKLTSIRTLGGHRRYRETEVRALLAGIPQQRSE from the coding sequence ATGTCAGCTCGTACACCCGAGGCCGAGCCGCTGCTCACACCCGCAGAGGTCGCGACCATGTTCCGCGTCGACCCCAAGACCGTCACTCGGTGGGCCAAGGCCGGCAAGTTGACGTCGATCCGCACCCTCGGGGGGCACCGCCGCTACCGGGAGACCGAGGTCCGCGCGTTGCTCGCGGGCATCCCCCAGCAGCGGTCGGAGTAG
- a CDS encoding TetR/AcrR family transcriptional regulator: MVSETAARGDVVRGRPARRRLSVDRRREELIAAALELFSKRDAEDVSIDDVALAAGASRALVYHYFGGKQELYVAALRNAAARLEERLRLQEAGRPLDMLASGLRRYFDFVEEHAAGFSALLRGGPVNRSGEVGEIVEGVRRRLLRMILEQMGVEEPGPVARVTLRSWIALVETAGLDWLEHRDVERSALECMLIEQLVALLRVAAERDATMSAILRRMLAD; encoded by the coding sequence GTGGTGTCCGAAACGGCCGCGCGAGGCGACGTCGTGCGCGGACGGCCCGCGCGGCGCAGGCTGAGCGTCGACCGGCGGCGCGAGGAGCTGATAGCGGCCGCGCTCGAACTGTTCAGCAAGCGCGATGCCGAGGACGTCTCGATCGATGACGTGGCCTTGGCCGCCGGAGCCTCCCGGGCGCTCGTCTACCACTACTTCGGCGGCAAGCAGGAACTCTACGTGGCCGCGCTGCGGAACGCGGCGGCCCGGCTGGAGGAACGCCTGCGGCTTCAGGAGGCGGGACGTCCCCTCGACATGCTGGCGAGCGGCCTGCGGCGCTACTTCGACTTCGTCGAGGAGCACGCCGCGGGATTCTCCGCGCTGCTGCGCGGGGGCCCGGTCAACCGGAGCGGCGAGGTCGGCGAGATCGTGGAAGGGGTACGCCGACGACTGCTCCGCATGATCCTCGAGCAGATGGGGGTGGAGGAGCCCGGCCCGGTGGCGCGGGTCACCCTGCGTTCATGGATCGCATTGGTCGAGACGGCAGGGCTGGACTGGCTGGAGCACCGCGACGTCGAACGGTCCGCCCTGGAGTGCATGCTCATCGAACAGCTGGTCGCGCTGTTGCGCGTGGCGGCCGAACGTGATGCGACGATGAGCGCCATCCTGCGCCGCATGCTCGCCGACTGA
- a CDS encoding LacI family DNA-binding transcriptional regulator encodes MASKGFGPRPRPTIRNVAERAGVSKSLVSLVLRGSPHVSEHRRQAVLQAARELGYRPNAVARSLVEGRTRLVGALVADLHNAFYAEFLDGLQESLHGDGLRLLIGNSQWKPTLEDEAVEAFLELRVDGLVLLGIAPVSDTLVEATSYTPTVVVGERDTDLRGVDIVVDNDELGARLAVDHLVELGHRRIAHIESTCSTAARYRCEGYLMAMRGHALTPYIMVEQGDFSEEGGRQAAHNLLTRDPRPTAIFAANDMVALGVLAAADDLGLRVPEDLSVVGYDNTQLSGLGCISLTSVDQPRRAMGRSAAALLSDRICDPTKGSRIRQVTPKLVVRRSTGPASA; translated from the coding sequence GTGGCCTCCAAGGGCTTCGGCCCGCGCCCCCGGCCGACGATCCGGAACGTCGCCGAGCGAGCCGGCGTCTCCAAATCGCTGGTCTCGCTCGTGTTGCGCGGATCACCCCATGTCAGCGAACACCGTCGGCAGGCCGTGCTACAGGCGGCCAGAGAACTCGGCTACCGCCCGAACGCGGTGGCCCGCAGCCTCGTCGAGGGCCGCACACGCCTCGTCGGGGCGCTCGTCGCCGACCTGCACAACGCGTTCTACGCGGAGTTCCTGGACGGCCTGCAGGAGAGCCTGCACGGCGACGGGCTCCGCCTGCTGATCGGCAACAGCCAGTGGAAGCCCACGCTGGAGGACGAGGCCGTGGAAGCGTTCCTCGAGCTGCGCGTGGACGGTCTCGTTCTGCTCGGCATCGCGCCGGTCAGCGACACGCTCGTGGAGGCCACCTCCTACACGCCGACGGTGGTGGTCGGGGAGCGCGACACGGACCTGCGGGGCGTGGACATCGTCGTGGACAACGACGAGCTCGGCGCCCGGCTGGCCGTCGATCACCTGGTCGAGCTGGGCCACCGGAGGATCGCGCACATCGAGAGCACGTGCTCGACCGCCGCTCGCTACCGCTGCGAGGGTTACCTGATGGCGATGCGCGGGCACGCGCTCACGCCGTACATCATGGTCGAGCAAGGCGACTTCAGCGAGGAGGGCGGCAGGCAGGCCGCGCACAATCTGCTCACCCGCGACCCCCGCCCCACCGCGATCTTCGCCGCGAACGACATGGTGGCGCTCGGTGTGCTGGCCGCGGCCGACGATCTCGGCCTGCGCGTTCCCGAGGACCTGTCGGTGGTCGGCTACGACAACACCCAGCTGTCCGGCCTCGGGTGCATCTCCCTCACGTCCGTGGACCAGCCCCGTCGCGCCATGGGCCGTTCCGCCGCGGCGTTGCTCAGCGACCGGATCTGCGACCCGACCAAGGGGTCACGCATACGCCAAGTGACGCCCAAGCTCGTGGTACGGCGGAGCACAGGACCCGCCTCGGCTTAA
- a CDS encoding N-acetylmuramoyl-L-alanine amidase translates to MISRAVTATAFVLCGVSIAACGGAPMDAASSATAPLKNTRVPHSPAVAAESGVADIAEAADRDEDPREAAKPLDGKVVVIDPGHNGGNFKKPQVINRKVNVLTQWKACDTTGTSTDDGYSEAAFTWDVSRRLAKLLRDRGATVKLTRNGNDGVGPCITRRAEIGNKAGADAAISVHADGSSPANRGFHVIMPKKIGGPVDPVVGASKKLGIAVRDAFRKGTGLPYSTYIGKNGLDYRSDLGGLNLSTVPKIFVECGNMRNAAEAAKFRRPAFRQKIAEALAEGLHTYLTS, encoded by the coding sequence GTGATCAGTCGAGCGGTGACCGCGACGGCTTTCGTGCTCTGCGGCGTGTCCATCGCCGCGTGCGGCGGAGCACCGATGGACGCCGCGTCGTCCGCGACGGCTCCCCTGAAGAACACCCGGGTCCCCCACTCCCCCGCCGTCGCGGCGGAGAGCGGGGTCGCGGACATAGCAGAGGCCGCCGACCGGGACGAGGACCCCCGGGAGGCGGCCAAGCCGCTCGACGGCAAGGTCGTCGTGATCGATCCCGGGCACAACGGCGGCAACTTCAAGAAGCCGCAGGTGATCAACCGCAAGGTGAACGTGCTGACCCAGTGGAAGGCGTGCGACACCACCGGCACCTCGACCGACGACGGCTACAGCGAGGCCGCCTTCACCTGGGACGTCTCACGCCGGCTGGCCAAGCTGCTGCGGGACAGGGGCGCCACGGTGAAGCTCACCCGCAACGGCAACGACGGCGTGGGGCCGTGCATCACGCGGCGCGCCGAGATCGGCAACAAGGCCGGCGCCGACGCCGCGATCTCGGTGCACGCCGACGGCTCCAGCCCGGCCAACCGCGGGTTCCACGTCATCATGCCGAAGAAGATCGGCGGCCCGGTGGACCCCGTGGTGGGCGCCTCGAAGAAGCTCGGCATCGCGGTACGCGACGCCTTCCGGAAGGGCACCGGCCTGCCGTACTCGACCTACATCGGCAAGAACGGGCTGGACTACCGCAGTGACCTGGGAGGACTCAACCTCTCGACGGTCCCGAAGATCTTCGTCGAGTGCGGGAACATGCGCAACGCCGCCGAGGCGGCGAAGTTCCGGCGGCCCGCCTTCCGTCAGAAGATCGCCGAAGCTCTGGCCGAGGGCCTGCACACCTACCTGACCTCCTGA
- a CDS encoding quinone-dependent dihydroorotate dehydrogenase, whose amino-acid sequence MYRFVFTQVLARFDAEAMHRLALAVLRLVSALPGVRRALYRALAPHDPALRVTAFGVHFPGPLGLAAGFDKDAECVGALGALGFGHVEVGTVTALAQPGNPRPRLFRLPRERAIINRMGFNNAGAQAAGRRLRKPRGVPVVVGVNIGKTKVVPEAEAAADYAASAKELAPPADYLVVNVSSPNTPGLRDLQAVEKLRPLLVAVKEVADSATRRTPVLVKIAPDLSDADVDAVADLALELGLDGIIATNTTVSREGVRSREAGGLSGRPLRERSLQVLRRLRARVGDRITLVSAGGVEDVDDVWERMLAGATLVQAYTGFVYGGPLWPSRIHRQLSRRVRRHGLSSITEIIGRTAPR is encoded by the coding sequence ATGTATCGGTTCGTGTTCACGCAGGTCCTGGCCCGGTTCGATGCCGAGGCCATGCATCGCCTCGCGCTCGCGGTACTGCGGCTCGTCTCAGCGCTGCCGGGGGTCCGGCGGGCGCTCTACCGCGCGCTCGCGCCGCACGACCCCGCGCTGCGCGTCACCGCGTTCGGGGTGCACTTCCCCGGGCCGCTCGGTCTGGCGGCGGGGTTCGACAAGGACGCCGAGTGCGTGGGTGCGCTGGGCGCGCTCGGCTTCGGTCACGTCGAGGTGGGCACGGTCACCGCGCTCGCTCAGCCCGGCAACCCCAGGCCACGGCTGTTCCGGCTGCCCCGGGAACGGGCGATCATCAACCGGATGGGCTTCAACAACGCGGGGGCGCAGGCGGCCGGGCGCAGGCTGCGCAAGCCGCGCGGCGTGCCCGTGGTGGTCGGCGTGAACATCGGCAAGACCAAGGTGGTGCCCGAGGCGGAGGCGGCGGCCGACTACGCCGCGTCGGCGAAGGAGCTGGCTCCCCCGGCCGACTACCTCGTGGTCAACGTCAGCTCGCCCAACACGCCGGGCCTGCGCGACCTGCAGGCGGTGGAGAAGCTGCGGCCGCTGCTCGTGGCGGTCAAGGAGGTGGCCGACTCCGCCACCCGGCGCACGCCCGTGCTGGTGAAGATCGCCCCCGACCTGTCCGACGCCGACGTGGACGCGGTGGCCGATCTCGCCCTCGAACTGGGCCTGGACGGCATCATCGCGACCAACACCACCGTGTCCCGCGAGGGGGTGCGTTCCCGGGAGGCGGGCGGGCTGTCCGGTCGTCCGCTGCGTGAGCGCTCCCTGCAGGTGCTGCGCAGACTGCGCGCCCGGGTCGGGGACCGGATCACGCTGGTGTCCGCCGGAGGCGTGGAGGACGTCGACGACGTGTGGGAGCGGATGCTCGCCGGGGCCACGCTCGTGCAGGCGTACACCGGTTTCGTGTACGGCGGGCCGCTGTGGCCTTCCCGCATCCACCGGCAGCTCTCCCGCCGGGTGCGCCGCCACGGCCTGTCCTCGATCACCGAGATCATCGGCCGTACCGCGCCGCGCTGA
- a CDS encoding beta-N-acetylhexosaminidase, with protein sequence MPSTSAAALLPIPRDFTFTGGTFELVRGATILGDPELTAGVRKALAVADLVPGGPAVPGADAAVRVVRDPGLPAEAYTLTVSADRIEIAAADHAGAFYAAQTLRQTLPGDAFRAESAATAWTVPRLRVSDAPAYGWRGAHLDVARHFLPKRDVLRMIDLLAAHKLNRLHLHLADDQGWRVESRAFPRLHEIGSHRSRTVISHYGEEPVYDETPHGGYYTAADLAEIAAYARARAVTIVPEIDVPGHASAILAAYPEYGPDPTRRYEVLDRWGISPAILSPLPGTVRFLAEIFDELLAALGGAPYVHIGGDECVLDAWAASAEITAYRRTLGLETPADLHAWFLRRLADILAEQGARAVVWDEAFVSGTLRPDTIVMPWRGMGVARRAAAAGYDVVMTPVVPLYFDYAEAASEEEPLAIGEAITVADVAAFHPAPDAWTPQERARVLGAQFQLWTERIPDGRTLDYRAWPRGCALADVVWSGAGAPDLMPRLRGHLARLDAMGVEYRPLEGPRPWQRGGRGWRRHRPGVVDTAVVAARLDELTRDPDSTRPSL encoded by the coding sequence TTGCCCTCCACCTCCGCCGCAGCTCTGCTGCCGATCCCCCGTGATTTCACGTTCACCGGCGGAACGTTCGAGCTGGTACGGGGAGCGACGATTCTCGGCGACCCCGAGCTGACCGCCGGCGTGCGCAAGGCGCTCGCCGTGGCCGACCTCGTCCCCGGCGGCCCGGCCGTTCCCGGTGCGGACGCCGCCGTGCGCGTGGTGCGCGACCCCGGCCTTCCCGCCGAGGCGTACACGCTGACCGTCTCCGCCGACCGGATCGAGATCGCCGCCGCCGACCACGCGGGCGCCTTCTACGCCGCCCAGACCCTGCGCCAGACGCTGCCCGGCGACGCCTTCAGAGCCGAATCGGCCGCCACCGCGTGGACCGTCCCCCGTCTGCGGGTGAGCGACGCCCCCGCGTACGGCTGGCGCGGCGCGCACCTGGACGTGGCGCGGCACTTCCTCCCCAAGCGGGACGTGCTGCGCATGATCGATCTGCTCGCGGCGCACAAGCTGAACCGGCTGCACCTGCACCTGGCCGACGACCAGGGATGGCGCGTGGAGAGCCGGGCCTTTCCCCGCCTGCACGAGATCGGCTCGCACCGGTCGCGCACCGTCATCAGCCACTACGGCGAAGAACCCGTCTACGACGAGACGCCGCACGGCGGCTACTACACCGCGGCCGACCTCGCCGAGATCGCCGCCTACGCGCGGGCCAGGGCGGTCACGATCGTGCCCGAGATCGACGTGCCCGGCCACGCCTCCGCCATCCTGGCGGCGTACCCCGAGTACGGTCCCGACCCCACGCGGCGGTATGAGGTGCTCGATCGCTGGGGCATCTCGCCCGCCATCCTCTCCCCGCTGCCGGGCACGGTGAGATTCCTCGCGGAGATCTTCGACGAGCTGCTGGCGGCGCTGGGCGGCGCGCCGTACGTGCACATCGGCGGTGACGAGTGCGTGCTGGACGCCTGGGCCGCCTCCGCGGAGATCACCGCCTACCGGCGCACGCTCGGCCTGGAAACCCCCGCCGACCTGCACGCCTGGTTCCTGCGCCGCCTCGCCGACATACTCGCCGAACAGGGCGCCCGGGCGGTGGTGTGGGACGAGGCGTTCGTGAGCGGAACGCTCCGCCCGGACACGATCGTGATGCCCTGGCGCGGCATGGGCGTGGCCCGCAGGGCGGCCGCCGCCGGATACGACGTGGTCATGACACCCGTGGTGCCGCTGTACTTCGACTACGCCGAGGCCGCGAGCGAGGAGGAGCCGCTGGCCATCGGCGAAGCGATCACCGTCGCGGACGTCGCCGCGTTCCACCCCGCCCCCGACGCGTGGACACCGCAGGAGCGGGCGCGCGTGCTCGGCGCGCAGTTCCAGCTGTGGACCGAGCGCATCCCGGACGGCCGGACCCTCGACTACCGCGCCTGGCCGCGCGGCTGCGCCCTGGCGGACGTCGTCTGGTCGGGCGCGGGGGCGCCCGACCTGATGCCGCGGCTGCGCGGCCACCTGGCGCGGCTGGACGCGATGGGCGTGGAGTACCGCCCGCTGGAGGGACCGCGGCCCTGGCAGCGCGGTGGCAGGGGATGGCGCCGCCACCGTCCTGGGGTCGTGGACACCGCCGTCGTGGCCGCGCGCCTGGACGAGCTGACCCGCGACCCGGACTCCACCCGTCCCAGCCTCTGA
- a CDS encoding ATP-binding protein, whose amino-acid sequence MITPVARRHAVSGDPPPGWLLTALVGDGCAVLPDLDTHNPRTVATARDFASETLSAWGVGELLYDAQLVVSELVTNAIRHAGGTIQLRLMRNESHLVCAVTDGSAALPTISDGDFLSESGRGLHLVDALASSWGWILINGKGKLVWAVFTL is encoded by the coding sequence ATGATCACACCCGTAGCGCGCCGTCATGCTGTGTCGGGGGATCCGCCTCCCGGTTGGCTGCTGACGGCTCTAGTCGGCGACGGGTGCGCCGTACTGCCCGATCTCGACACACACAACCCACGCACGGTCGCGACAGCGCGCGACTTCGCCTCCGAGACCCTGAGCGCCTGGGGCGTCGGCGAACTGCTCTACGACGCCCAGCTGGTGGTATCCGAACTGGTCACCAACGCCATACGACACGCCGGAGGCACCATCCAGCTCCGCCTGATGCGTAACGAGTCCCACCTCGTCTGCGCGGTCACCGACGGCAGCGCGGCGCTGCCCACCATCTCCGACGGAGACTTCCTGTCCGAGTCCGGCCGCGGCCTCCACCTCGTGGACGCCCTCGCCTCCTCCTGGGGCTGGATTCTCATCAACGGCAAGGGCAAGCTGGTCTGGGCCGTCTTCACCCTCTGA
- a CDS encoding DUF397 domain-containing protein: protein MDEVVNGMAANRLTASWRKSRYSNPNGNCVEVAALRTGEIAMRNSRHPDGPALIYTPAEIAAFIAGVKDGEFDYLIA from the coding sequence ATGGACGAGGTCGTCAACGGAATGGCCGCCAACAGGCTCACGGCCTCCTGGCGCAAGAGCAGGTACAGCAACCCGAACGGCAACTGCGTCGAGGTGGCGGCCCTGCGAACAGGCGAGATCGCCATGCGCAACTCCCGCCACCCGGACGGCCCGGCGCTGATCTACACGCCCGCTGAGATCGCCGCCTTCATCGCCGGGGTGAAAGACGGCGAGTTCGACTACCTGATCGCCTAG
- the lpdA gene encoding dihydrolipoyl dehydrogenase, producing the protein MSRHFNVVVLGAGPGGYTAAVRAAQLGQSVAIVEERYWGGVCLNVGCIPSKALLRNAELAHLIKNEAKTFGIHVDGQITFDYGEAFRRSRKVAEGRVKGVHYLMKKNGITEFHGRGTFLDPHTLQVEGGETITFDNCIIAVGATTRLIPGTSLSDRVVTYEQQILSEELPRSIVIAGAGAIGVEFGYVLHNYGVKVTIVEFLDRIVPTEDEEVSAELARRYKRMGIDVMTSTRVESIDDSGDTVKVTVSREGTQQVLEADKVMQAIGFQPRVEGYGLERTGVRLTDRGAIDVDGRCRTNVPHIYAIGDVTAKLMLAHTAEAMGIVAAETIGGAETMELDYTMIPRATYCQPQIASFGFTEAQARERGFDVRVQKFPFTANGKAHGLADTTGFVKIISDGKYGELLGAHLIGPEVTELLPELTLAQQWDLTVHEVARNIHAHPSLGEAVKEAIHGLAGHMINM; encoded by the coding sequence ATGAGTAGACACTTCAATGTGGTGGTCCTGGGAGCGGGACCGGGTGGTTATACGGCGGCGGTCCGGGCGGCGCAGCTCGGACAGAGCGTGGCGATTGTGGAGGAGCGCTACTGGGGCGGCGTCTGCCTCAACGTGGGCTGCATCCCCTCCAAGGCGCTGCTGCGCAACGCCGAACTGGCCCACCTGATCAAGAATGAGGCCAAGACGTTCGGCATCCACGTGGACGGCCAGATCACCTTCGACTACGGCGAGGCGTTCCGGCGCAGCAGGAAGGTCGCCGAAGGCCGGGTCAAGGGCGTCCACTACCTGATGAAGAAGAACGGCATCACCGAGTTCCACGGGCGCGGTACGTTCCTCGACCCCCACACGCTGCAGGTCGAGGGCGGCGAGACGATCACCTTCGACAACTGCATCATCGCCGTGGGGGCGACCACCCGCCTGATCCCCGGTACGTCGCTGAGCGATCGGGTGGTCACCTACGAGCAGCAGATCCTCAGCGAGGAACTGCCCCGCAGCATCGTGATCGCCGGAGCGGGCGCGATCGGCGTGGAGTTCGGCTACGTGCTGCACAACTACGGCGTCAAGGTGACGATCGTGGAGTTCCTCGACCGGATCGTGCCGACCGAGGACGAGGAGGTCTCCGCGGAGCTGGCCCGCCGCTACAAGCGGATGGGCATCGACGTGATGACCTCGACGCGGGTGGAGTCGATCGACGACTCCGGCGACACCGTCAAGGTCACCGTCTCGCGCGAGGGCACCCAGCAGGTGCTGGAGGCCGACAAGGTCATGCAGGCCATCGGGTTCCAGCCCCGGGTCGAGGGGTACGGCCTGGAGCGCACCGGCGTGCGGCTCACCGACCGCGGCGCCATCGACGTGGACGGACGGTGCCGTACCAACGTGCCGCACATCTACGCCATCGGCGACGTCACCGCCAAGCTCATGCTCGCGCACACCGCGGAGGCGATGGGGATCGTCGCCGCCGAGACGATCGGTGGCGCGGAGACCATGGAGCTGGACTACACGATGATCCCGCGGGCGACCTACTGCCAGCCGCAGATCGCCAGCTTCGGCTTCACCGAGGCTCAGGCGCGGGAGCGCGGGTTCGACGTCCGGGTGCAGAAGTTCCCGTTCACCGCCAACGGCAAGGCGCACGGTCTGGCCGACACCACGGGCTTCGTCAAGATCATCAGTGACGGCAAGTACGGCGAGCTGCTCGGCGCCCACCTCATCGGCCCCGAGGTCACCGAGCTGCTGCCCGAGCTGACGCTCGCCCAGCAGTGGGATCTCACCGTGCACGAGGTGGCGCGGAACATCCACGCCCACCCGAGCCTGGGCGAGGCGGTGAAGGAGGCGATCCACGGCCTCGCCGGTCACATGATCAATATGTGA